A single region of the Coprobacter tertius genome encodes:
- a CDS encoding lysozyme has protein sequence MKTSKEGIELIKRFEKFVPLTYRCPAGVLTIGYGHTGKNVKDGMIITESEAEDFLKEDISEAEDVVSRYVKRTITQNQFDALVSFIFNLGEGNFKKSTLLRKVNRDPNDKSIGDEFSKWVFAGGRRLIGLVNRRLAECRLYFKS, from the coding sequence ATGAAAACAAGTAAGGAGGGAATAGAATTGATAAAACGGTTCGAAAAGTTTGTACCGTTGACTTATCGTTGCCCGGCAGGTGTGCTTACTATCGGATACGGACATACGGGTAAAAATGTAAAAGACGGTATGATTATTACCGAATCTGAGGCAGAGGATTTTTTGAAAGAGGATATTTCGGAGGCTGAAGACGTTGTATCAAGGTATGTGAAGAGGACGATTACCCAAAATCAGTTCGATGCGCTGGTGTCGTTTATCTTTAATTTGGGAGAAGGAAATTTTAAAAAGAGTACGTTATTACGTAAAGTAAACCGTGACCCGAATGACAAAAGTATTGGAGATGAATTTTCGAAATGGGTATTTGCAGGCGGCCGTAGACTTATCGGATTAGTCAACAGGCGTTTGGCCGAATGTCGGTTATATTTTAAGTCTTAG
- a CDS encoding M3 family metallopeptidase: MNKSVLSLVLIAFTYMTQAANPLLGKFNTLHETIPFGIIKITDYEPAFDEAIRIHQEEIDSIVNQTETPTFENTIATLDQSGKMLGRVSSVFFALLSADGDDEMNEISQRISPKLTEHGNSITLNEKLFERVKSVYEQRETLDLTSEQQMLLTETYESMAKKGANLKGENREKYRRLKTELSQLTLQFGQNVLKATNSFEMLLTDSADLAGLPESVMEAAAYQAKEKGKEGYLFDLSFPSYVPFMKYSSRRDLREKMYRAYNSRCLQGKYDNTDILKRIAELRYEIANLMGKENYAEYALEFKMAKNSHNVYNLLNRLLDAYKPVAEKEIQEVQVFANRMEGKNIPLMPWDWSYYSEKLKDAKYDLNDEIMKPYFELEKVKMGVFGLATRLYGITFKPNKDIPVYHPEVEAFEVLDSNDRYIGVLYTDFHPRATKRSGAWMTEFKGQWKENGEDSRPHITIVMNFTKPTGDKPALLTYDEVNTFLHEFGHALHGLLTECTYTSLSGTNVYRDFVELPSQFMENYMTEKDFLDTFARHYQTGEPIPQELIEKIKAASQYNAGYNCVRQLTFGLLDMAWHTINSPVKDALKFEQDSISRTQLFPIVEGTAISNQFGHIFSGGYAAGYYGYKWAEVLDADAFSLFREKGIFDKTTATSFKENILERGGSEDPMTLYKRFRGHEPGIEALMKRDGIIEE, encoded by the coding sequence ATGAATAAATCAGTATTATCATTAGTTCTAATTGCATTTACATACATGACACAAGCTGCTAATCCTTTATTGGGAAAATTCAACACCCTACATGAGACCATTCCTTTCGGAATTATTAAAATAACCGATTATGAACCGGCTTTCGACGAAGCGATCCGAATACATCAAGAAGAAATCGATTCTATTGTAAATCAAACGGAAACTCCGACATTTGAAAATACAATAGCAACTCTCGATCAATCGGGAAAAATGCTCGGAAGAGTAAGTTCTGTCTTTTTTGCGTTACTGAGTGCCGACGGAGATGATGAAATGAATGAAATATCTCAACGAATATCTCCCAAACTCACTGAACATGGGAATAGTATCACATTGAACGAAAAACTATTCGAAAGGGTAAAGTCGGTTTATGAACAACGTGAAACTCTCGATCTCACCTCTGAGCAACAAATGCTTCTTACTGAAACTTACGAGAGTATGGCCAAGAAAGGAGCCAATCTAAAAGGTGAAAACCGGGAAAAATACCGCCGCTTAAAAACAGAGCTTAGCCAACTGACCCTTCAGTTCGGACAGAATGTTTTAAAAGCGACCAATAGCTTCGAAATGCTGCTTACCGATAGCGCCGATCTGGCCGGCTTACCGGAAAGTGTTATGGAAGCGGCTGCATACCAGGCAAAAGAAAAAGGAAAAGAAGGATATTTATTCGACCTCTCCTTTCCGAGTTATGTGCCTTTTATGAAATACTCGTCCCGTCGCGACCTGCGCGAAAAAATGTACAGAGCATATAATTCCCGCTGTCTGCAAGGAAAATACGATAATACCGATATACTAAAACGTATTGCGGAATTAAGATATGAAATTGCAAATCTGATGGGAAAAGAAAACTATGCAGAATACGCTCTGGAGTTTAAAATGGCAAAAAACAGCCATAATGTATATAACCTTTTAAACCGGTTGCTCGATGCTTATAAACCCGTAGCCGAAAAGGAAATACAAGAGGTTCAGGTTTTCGCAAACCGGATGGAAGGTAAAAATATCCCGCTTATGCCTTGGGACTGGTCTTATTACTCCGAAAAATTAAAAGATGCCAAATACGACTTGAATGACGAAATAATGAAACCTTATTTCGAACTGGAAAAAGTTAAAATGGGCGTTTTCGGCCTGGCGACACGTCTTTACGGCATTACATTCAAACCCAACAAAGACATCCCAGTTTATCATCCCGAAGTAGAGGCCTTTGAAGTGTTGGATAGTAACGATCGTTACATCGGTGTATTATATACCGACTTTCATCCTCGCGCAACCAAACGCAGCGGTGCATGGATGACTGAATTTAAAGGACAATGGAAAGAAAACGGAGAAGACAGCCGTCCGCATATTACCATTGTAATGAACTTCACCAAACCAACCGGAGATAAACCGGCACTCCTCACCTACGACGAGGTAAACACTTTTTTGCATGAATTCGGACATGCCTTACATGGCCTGCTTACCGAATGTACTTACACCTCTCTTTCGGGAACGAATGTCTACCGGGATTTTGTAGAACTTCCTTCTCAATTTATGGAAAACTATATGACCGAAAAAGATTTTCTCGACACATTTGCCCGGCATTATCAAACAGGAGAACCTATTCCGCAAGAACTTATCGAAAAAATCAAAGCCGCTTCGCAATACAATGCCGGATATAACTGTGTTAGGCAATTGACGTTCGGTTTACTCGATATGGCTTGGCACACGATAAATTCTCCGGTAAAAGATGCCCTCAAATTCGAGCAAGATTCCATTTCCCGTACACAATTATTCCCGATTGTTGAAGGTACGGCTATCAGTAACCAGTTCGGTCATATATTCTCGGGGGGGTATGCCGCAGGATATTACGGCTATAAATGGGCAGAAGTATTAGATGCAGATGCATTTTCATTGTTCCGCGAAAAAGGAATTTTCGATAAAACGACAGCAACCTCATTTAAAGAAAATATCCTGGAACGGGGCGGATCAGAAGACCCGATGACACTCTATAAACGTTTCAGAGGACACGAGCCCGGTATCGAAGCCCTCATGAAAAGAGACGGGATTATCGAAGAATAA
- a CDS encoding LTA synthase family protein — protein sequence MGQRLIFLLKIYAWFLLVFILQKPLFMIYHAGLYTSFDMTDWLRVMWHGLPLDLSLSAYILFIPALIAVLSVWIQGRWIYLANQLWLIPVCIVSSVIFICDAELYSYWGFRMDATPLFYLSSPADAMASVPMAALILVPLCIIVYFLLIWYPLSRFVLSPTVRWKFIRRRGRDTVVLLLITALLIIPARGGFSVSTMNIGKVYFSPEISLNHAAINPVFSFMTSISKGQDFKKQYRYMDEDQAEKEFERLKGGNPYTVADSLLWIQDKRPNVLMIILESFSGIAMDSLYAEAPGGIMPNLDKLASEGIFFTNFYANSFRTDRGLVSILSGYPAQPTTSIMKYPSKSQSLPSIARTLQKNGYDTEFLYGGDADFTNMRSYFIGTGFKNIVCDKDFPVADRLSKWGANDEVTFNKLRSLIANQKERPYMKAFLTISSHEPFDVPYHKFKDPYLNSVAYTDSCIGVFIDDLKKTPEWKNTLVIFVPDHAMRYPVGIQESDILRHYIPMIWTGGAVSKPRVVSEYGSQIDIAATLLGQLGLPYDDFTFSKNMADPVQRKFAYYTFKDGFGFLDADNQVIYDNEAGKAIFLKGANASASELAGKAFLQKLYDDLGSR from the coding sequence ATGGGACAAAGATTAATTTTTTTATTAAAAATATATGCCTGGTTTTTGCTTGTATTTATTTTGCAGAAACCTTTGTTTATGATTTATCATGCAGGTCTTTATACTTCGTTCGATATGACGGATTGGCTACGGGTAATGTGGCATGGTTTGCCGCTCGACCTCTCTTTATCGGCCTATATTTTATTTATACCGGCTCTTATAGCAGTATTGTCGGTATGGATTCAAGGACGTTGGATATATTTGGCTAATCAGTTGTGGCTTATTCCGGTATGTATTGTTTCATCGGTAATATTTATTTGCGATGCAGAACTTTACAGTTATTGGGGATTTCGCATGGACGCAACTCCGCTCTTTTATTTGAGTTCTCCGGCCGATGCTATGGCTAGTGTCCCCATGGCTGCGTTGATTTTAGTTCCTTTATGCATTATCGTTTATTTCCTACTTATTTGGTATCCTCTTTCCCGATTTGTTCTTTCACCTACAGTTCGTTGGAAATTTATTCGCAGGCGTGGGCGTGATACGGTAGTTTTGTTGCTGATCACCGCACTTTTAATTATTCCGGCCCGTGGCGGTTTTTCTGTTTCTACGATGAACATCGGTAAAGTTTATTTCAGTCCTGAGATTTCGTTGAATCATGCCGCTATTAATCCTGTTTTCAGTTTTATGACTTCAATATCGAAAGGCCAGGATTTTAAGAAACAATACCGATATATGGATGAAGACCAGGCTGAAAAAGAGTTTGAAAGATTAAAGGGCGGAAATCCTTATACGGTTGCCGATTCTTTGTTATGGATACAAGATAAAAGGCCTAATGTACTGATGATAATCCTCGAAAGTTTTTCGGGTATTGCTATGGATAGTCTTTATGCCGAAGCTCCTGGTGGAATTATGCCGAATCTTGACAAGCTGGCAAGTGAAGGTATTTTCTTTACTAACTTTTATGCGAATAGTTTCCGAACCGATCGGGGGCTGGTTTCTATCCTGAGCGGATATCCGGCTCAACCGACGACCTCTATCATGAAATATCCTTCGAAATCGCAGTCGTTACCGTCGATTGCCCGAACTTTGCAAAAAAACGGTTATGATACCGAGTTTTTATATGGAGGTGATGCAGACTTTACCAATATGCGATCTTATTTTATCGGTACCGGTTTTAAAAATATCGTATGTGATAAAGATTTTCCCGTGGCCGACCGACTTTCGAAGTGGGGGGCTAATGATGAGGTTACGTTTAATAAACTCAGAAGCTTGATCGCTAATCAGAAAGAACGTCCTTATATGAAAGCTTTTTTGACGATTAGTAGTCATGAACCTTTCGATGTACCGTATCATAAATTTAAAGATCCTTATCTGAATTCGGTCGCATATACCGATAGCTGTATCGGAGTGTTTATCGACGATTTGAAAAAAACACCCGAATGGAAAAATACATTAGTAATTTTTGTGCCCGATCATGCTATGCGTTATCCTGTCGGAATTCAGGAATCGGATATTTTACGTCATTATATCCCTATGATATGGACGGGTGGTGCTGTTAGTAAACCTCGTGTAGTTAGTGAATACGGTTCTCAAATAGATATTGCTGCGACATTACTCGGACAACTCGGATTACCTTACGATGACTTTACGTTCAGCAAAAATATGGCCGATCCGGTTCAACGGAAATTCGCTTATTATACTTTTAAAGACGGCTTCGGTTTCCTTGATGCCGATAATCAGGTCATTTATGATAATGAAGCCGGAAAAGCAATCTTCTTGAAAGGAGCCAATGCAAGCGCAAGCGAATTGGCGGGCAAAGCTTTTCTCCAGAAATTATACGATGATTTGGGTAGCCGTTGA
- a CDS encoding tetratricopeptide repeat protein has protein sequence MTSKEIKNRQKKIYNLLTDRRLKEAFGILSELIAILQDGHISDKLNEIETSYKYMIRYMLDGFNDPERKKIYDKLVLSTYNLTDLVTEILLEKESGDFYYSKKRYQNIQPPGYLQRCFEEVDNAINNLSLNSLLEDNENNDEEKFRLKQETEHTGLELFTAIMTNYPTNETDYQSIGNAINEQIFPVQTTCLIISALTLNLLHRYDEKKLHILLDGYSSPAEEIKQRALCGALIIIYMYKERLALTPSIAERIESLKENSNFCTDSRNIFLQFIKSRETERISRKFTEELLPEMMKISPSLYKKIKPDELMSDINSLEKNPEWQEILDEAGITDKLKELSNLQMEGADVFMSTFSNLKSFPFFSEAGNWLLPFSTDHTSLRNIFNSGEGSVSFKSIITSSRFLCNSDKYSFCLSLTQVPDAQRKMMISQFSNEGSEMENIEKEEAMLTANKKGENISNQYLQDLYRFFKLFPRKNEFSDPFATDLNLLHVPILESIFSGEESLRLIGELYFRKDYYTDALEIFNILAEKQQSSSELYQKTGYCLQMIGDHEKALEAYLKAEMIHPDSVWTLRRIAQCYRNLKKPEMALEYYHRVEKLRPDNLSVELNIGHCYLEQKDYGAALRHYFKVDYLDPKSTKAWRPIAWCSFLIGKSEQARRYYEKILEDKPSALDFMNAGHVEFALGNIRKAIEYYRNSITLEDGDMKKFMQNFKQDTPELIDAGISSNDIPILLDQLMYSITD, from the coding sequence ATGACTTCCAAAGAAATAAAGAATAGACAAAAAAAAATATACAACCTCCTTACCGACAGAAGACTGAAAGAGGCATTCGGCATATTGTCCGAACTGATCGCAATTCTTCAAGATGGTCATATTTCAGATAAACTGAACGAAATAGAAACGTCGTATAAATACATGATACGCTACATGCTCGATGGGTTTAACGATCCTGAAAGAAAAAAAATATACGACAAGCTGGTACTTTCTACATACAATCTGACAGATCTGGTAACCGAAATTTTGCTCGAAAAAGAATCGGGAGACTTTTATTACAGTAAAAAAAGATACCAGAATATACAACCTCCGGGCTATCTGCAACGATGCTTCGAAGAAGTTGATAATGCTATAAACAACCTGTCTTTAAACAGCTTATTGGAAGATAATGAAAATAATGATGAAGAAAAATTCCGACTCAAGCAAGAAACCGAACATACCGGACTCGAATTATTTACTGCCATAATGACAAATTATCCGACAAACGAAACCGATTATCAAAGTATTGGCAATGCTATCAATGAACAGATATTTCCGGTACAAACGACCTGTCTTATCATTTCGGCACTCACATTAAATTTATTACACCGTTACGATGAGAAAAAATTGCATATTTTACTCGACGGCTACTCGTCACCGGCGGAAGAAATAAAGCAAAGAGCTTTATGCGGTGCACTCATCATAATTTATATGTATAAAGAGCGACTGGCGTTGACACCTTCGATTGCCGAACGTATAGAATCTTTAAAAGAAAATTCGAACTTCTGTACCGATTCGAGAAACATTTTTCTGCAATTTATCAAAAGCCGTGAAACGGAAAGGATTTCCCGAAAATTTACCGAGGAACTATTACCTGAAATGATGAAAATAAGTCCGTCGCTATATAAAAAAATTAAGCCTGACGAACTGATGAGCGATATAAATTCACTGGAAAAAAATCCCGAATGGCAAGAAATACTCGATGAGGCAGGGATTACCGACAAATTGAAAGAATTAAGCAATTTACAGATGGAAGGAGCTGATGTCTTCATGAGTACATTTTCTAATCTGAAATCATTTCCTTTTTTCTCGGAAGCCGGGAACTGGTTACTTCCTTTTTCGACCGATCATACATCTCTACGGAATATTTTTAACAGTGGAGAAGGAAGCGTTAGTTTTAAAAGCATAATAACATCATCTCGTTTTCTTTGCAACTCAGACAAATACTCATTTTGTTTGAGCCTTACACAGGTACCTGATGCCCAGCGAAAAATGATGATATCCCAATTCAGCAACGAAGGTTCCGAAATGGAAAACATCGAAAAGGAAGAAGCAATGCTCACAGCTAATAAAAAGGGCGAAAATATTTCTAATCAATATTTACAGGACCTTTACCGGTTCTTTAAGCTTTTTCCCCGGAAAAACGAATTTTCCGACCCATTTGCTACCGATCTTAATTTGCTGCATGTTCCCATACTCGAATCGATTTTTTCAGGAGAAGAAAGCTTACGGCTCATCGGGGAGTTATATTTCAGAAAAGATTATTATACCGACGCTCTCGAAATATTCAACATACTGGCTGAAAAACAACAATCAAGCAGCGAATTATATCAAAAAACAGGATATTGTTTGCAAATGATCGGCGACCACGAAAAAGCGCTCGAAGCTTATCTAAAGGCAGAAATGATTCATCCCGACAGTGTTTGGACATTACGACGCATCGCACAATGTTACCGCAATCTTAAGAAACCCGAGATGGCTCTCGAATACTATCACCGGGTAGAGAAGCTTCGCCCCGACAATTTATCGGTAGAACTCAACATAGGGCACTGTTACCTTGAACAAAAAGATTACGGGGCTGCTTTGAGGCATTACTTTAAAGTCGATTATCTCGACCCGAAAAGTACGAAGGCATGGCGTCCGATTGCATGGTGTTCATTCCTTATCGGAAAAAGTGAGCAAGCACGCCGCTATTACGAAAAGATACTCGAAGACAAGCCTTCAGCACTCGATTTTATGAATGCCGGACATGTAGAATTCGCATTGGGAAATATACGTAAGGCAATTGAATATTACCGAAATTCGATCACCCTCGAAGACGGTGATATGAAAAAATTTATGCAAAATTTCAAACAAGATACACCTGAACTTATCGATGCGGGAATATCTTCCAACGATATTCCCATTTTACTCGATCAACTCATGTACAGTATTACCGACTAA